In Candidatus Methylomirabilota bacterium, the sequence GCGATGTCCCGATCGCTTCCGCGATCCGTCCGAGGTCCACGGCGTGCAGCTCACTCATCGCTCGTCCCTCCCACCGCGGACGGTCACTCGAAGTCCGCGTCGAGGCCGGTGGCCTCCAGGCCCCACCGCGTCACCTCGGCCACGAGATCGTCGGTCCGGCTCAAGCGCCGGCTGAACTCGCGCACCATCGCGGCGAAGAACGCGAGGCCGGCGCCCGGGCTCCGCTCGACGATGAACCGCAGGCTCTCCTGGTCCAGCTCCAGCACGACCGCGTCGGCCTCGGCGCGGGCCGTCGCCGAGCGGTGCAGCCCTCCGAAGACGTTCATCTCTCCGAAGAAGTCGCCGGGGCCGATCACCGTCAGCACGTTCTCGATCCGCCCGGTGACGTCCTTGGAGATGACGATCCGGCCCTGGTAGACGACGAACATCTCCTTGCCGTGGTCACCCTCCTGGAACAGGGTCTGCGCCTCCCGGAGTCTGCGGACGCTCATGCGTTCGG encodes:
- a CDS encoding cyclic nucleotide-binding domain-containing protein, encoding MDDLLFVVERARPEVYERLRRICADLENVQVILDRRLQARRRTAARLDTERRQADRRVRPPDEELATLGFAIVKPGAPSPPALARAAGAPVEPAPADTRAFLAGVSLFREFSPEEIGLLAERMSVRRLREAQTLFQEGDHGKEMFVVYQGRIVISKDVTGRIENVLTVIGPGDFFGEMNVFGGLHRSATARAEADAVVLELDQESLRFIVERSPGAGLAFFAAMVREFSRRLSRTDDLVAEVTRWGLEATGLDADFE